The proteins below come from a single Excalfactoria chinensis isolate bCotChi1 chromosome 7, bCotChi1.hap2, whole genome shotgun sequence genomic window:
- the LOC140255155 gene encoding UDP-glucuronosyltransferase 1A9-like — protein sequence MTLQLCSPLAACIFILLIPGLSEGGKLLVVPTVGSHWLSMKEVVQKLAERGHEAVVLKPEVSWKMEEKEEHAYTVKTYPVSTKLEELDNAFKVYLATHLKSTPFPLNILALYNISVDVFGTFFLQCRELFSSTETLQYLNQSGFDAILTDPFFMCGATVANYLSLPFVFFMRGFPCNLHYEATQCPSPLSYVPRLFSFNSDRMTFFQRVENTLIALLERFYCNGYYRAAIQLSSEVLQRDVSLIDLLNSASIWLMRYDFVFEYPRPVMPNMVFIGGINCAQKKPLPKREHYGEGYLPDLLLTELNEELENSFYIPSEIQDEIWKLFTRLISNLSTVPRPHDNCEFNETVLVND from the exons ATGACATTACAGCTTTGCTCTCCACTTGCTGCCTGCATTTTTATCCTCCTTATTCCTGGCCTGTCTGAAGGAGGGAAACTCCTGGTGGTGCCCACGGTTGGAAGCCACTGGCTAAGCATGAAGGAAGTAGTTCAGAAACTCGCTGAGAGGGGACATGAAGCAGTGGTGCTTAAACCAGAAGTAAGCTGgaagatggaagagaaagaagaacatGCATACACTGTGAAAACATACCCAGTATCTACCAAGTTAGAAGAACTGGATAATGCCTTTAAAGTGTATCTTGCAACTCACCTGAAGAGTACGCCTTTCCCACTGAATATTCTGGCACTGTACAACATCTCAGTAGATGTTTTTGGCAccttctttcttcagtgcagGGAACTGTTCAGCAGCACGGAAACACTGCAGTACTTGAATCAAAGCGGCTTCGATGCAATCCTCACAGACCCCTTTTTTATGTGTGGAGCAACAGTTGCTAATTACCTTTCACTTCCATTTGTGTTCTTCATGAGAGGATTTCCTTGCAATCTACACTACGAAGCAACACAGTGTCCAAGCCCTCTGTCGTATGTGCCTAGACTATTTTCATTTAACTCAGACCGCATGACATTTTTCCAGAGAGTGGAAAACACACTGATTGCACTCCTGGAGCGCTTTTACTGTAATGGTTACTATAGAGCTGCGATACAGCTTTCCTCTGAAGTTCTTCAAAGAGATGTATCCCTCATAGACCTCCTGAACTCTGCTTCTATTTGGCTAATGAGATATGACTTTGTGTTTGAGTATCCCAGACCGGTGATGCCCAATATGGTCTTCATTGGAGGTATAAACTGTGCTCAGAAGAAACCACTGCCTAag AGAGAGCACTACGGTGAAGGCTACTTACCTGACCTATTGCTTACTGAACTGAACGAAGAATTGGAGAATTCATTTTATATTCCATCTGAGATCCAAGATGAGATTTGGAAATTGTTTACAAGGTTAATCAGTAAtctcagcactgtgcccagACCTCATGATAACTGTGAATTCAATGAAACAGTGCTTGTGAATGATTGA
- the USP40 gene encoding ubiquitin carboxyl-terminal hydrolase 40, giving the protein MFGDLFEEDFSFISNNHYGKGKKSKARDSELPAPRDFTNLSGIKNQGGTCYLNSLLQTLLFTPEFREALFSLGPEELGTLDDVSKPDAKVRIIPLQLQRLFAQLLLLDQQAASTTDLTESFGWNSNEEMRQHDVQELNRILFSALETSLVGTSGHDLINRLYHGTVVNQIVCKECKNISERQEDFLDLTVAVKGVAGLEEALWNMYVEEEYFENENLYRCGACDKLVEASKSAKLHKLPPFLTISLLRFNFDFEKCERYKETSCYTFPIQINLRPFCEQTEMDDSEYMYELFSVIIHKGGCYGGHYHVYIRDVDELGNWQLQEDEDGLIEDKPSRDNENVKEAENPLAVLKGILSEEECKQIPVDQLGQKFLEKIKVSWNKKYRKQYGALRKYLQNHPQIFQFSPDENKVGLKEKYRLPFKSDFQGQAFQSAPEENGIQWDSEKAPPRLKESCAGSHWFDLNDSKVQPIKEEDIEKQFQGKESAYMLFYRKSQLKRPPEARGNPRYQIPEHLLNEMNAANMELQKKRAECDSANNSIDLRLHLSTCYKFHNGALHPSLSWKESILDLTVDRRKTLGDLRQSIFQMMKSWEGDMVLSSAKPLPAGLHLYQILDGDELTLDCFGLADGADIFVWNGKEVGGVKVMAGPDHEPVLLNVLRLVEYNEGGKGQHFTESQHVFPCSTKLGDLRRALAPSGGIILRNDSGHKGDKNWEVLLEEHMKETIKTVGLTDGCSVLILDSHDQSLVNISSGNLTAFTYDISWLQVKNFCGTDDEEKHVKITATIETVMSDIKMKAIHELQLEEELASESCLRPVSRNGKLLSPVPEDYTVKEAELKMGSLLGLCRGKAPTSTQLFLYFIIERDHYTSPEMEIVVEETASVKECLNLMLEKSGLSGDSWHLRRMDWCFEAGEALSQENATLKELNVCRGDTLVVTEGKLPAKGFLKIPIWWLKSSSQMKCEEKARDQVNGLTCKMDALQVSPAGDSPECIQADRDLCYAGITEIAGESSLEDLKMQALTLPQCPEHVIPLPAFLRAWTVESRRPGRLLRHNKQQLREYKLGARVEICIEPLQKEENLAPQELLLRVQMGIPGERDYYDSVDLVWNISKECTTWALRQRVASHYCLPVDKIEIAKYFPEKFEWLPISSWTQQISKRKRKKKQESLLSAPYHLKDGDIIGVKNLLLDDSKDFSTVRDDVGKQKQRQLALEKKKSRQAECSQDHVLSEEKLNIKHRKPEVALSINVGVFR; this is encoded by the exons ATGTTTGGGGACTTATTTGAAGAGGATTTTTCCTTCATATCAAACAATCATtatggaaaagggaagaaatccAAGGCCAGAGATTCTGAGCTTCCAGCTCCCAGGGATTTCACCAATCTCAGTGGTATCAAAAATCAAGGTGGGACCTGCTACCTCAATTCCCTTCTGCAGACTCTGCTTTTCACCCCAGAATTCAGAG AGGCACTGTTCTCTCTAGGACCTGAAGAACTTGGGACTCTGGATGATGTCAGCAAACCAGATGCAAAA GTTCGGATAATTCCACTACAGCTTCAACGGTTAtttgctcagctcctgctcttAGATCAGCAGGCTGCATCTACAACAGACCTTACTGAGAGCTTTGGTTGGAACAGCAACGAG GAAATGAGGCAGCATGATGTGCAGGAGCTGAATCGGATTCTGTTCAGTGCTTTGGAGACTTCTCTTGTGGGCACTTCAGGGCATGACCTTATTAATCGACTGTACCACGGGACTGTTGTCAACCAGATTGTTTGTAAAGAATGCAAGAACATCAGTGAGAGACAG GAAGATTTCTTAGACCTAACAGTGGCAGTAAAAGGTGTAGCTGGCTTGGAGGAGGCCCTGTGGAACATGTATGTGGAAGAGGAGTACTTTGAAAATGAGAACTTGTATCGATGTGGAGCCTGTGATAAGCTCGTTGAAGCATCAAAG TCGGCTAAACTACATAAGTTGCCTCCCTTTCTCACCATCTCTCTCCTGAGGTTTAACTTTGACTTTGAGAAGTGTGAACGATACAAGGAAACTAGTTGCTATACCTTCCCTATCCAGATAAATCTGAGACCTTTTTGCGAGCAG actgaaatGGATGATTCAGAGTACATGTATGAGCTCTTCTCTGTTATTATACATAAAGGTGGCTGCTATGGAGGACACTATCATGTTTATATCAGAGATGTGGATGAATTAGGAAACTGGCAATTACAA GAAGATGAGGATGGGCTGATTGAAGATAAACCTTCAAGGGATAATGAAAATgtcaaagaagcagaaaatccGTTGGCAGTGTTGAAAGGGATTTTGTCAGAG gAAGAATGTAAACAAATCCCTGTGGATCAGTTAGGGCAGAAATTCTTGGAGAAAATAAAGGTGTCCTGGAACAAGAAATACCGAAAACAATACGGGGCATTACGAAAG tatttgcagAATCATCCCCAGATATTTCAGTTCAGCCCTGATGAAAATAAAGTtggtttaaaggaaaaatacagactCCCATTTAAGTCAGATTTTCAAGGACAGGCTTTCCAAAGCGCTCCTGAGGAGAATGGTATCCAGTGGGATTCAGAAAAAGCACCTCCAAGGCTAAAGGAGAGTTGTGCTGGGAGCCATTGGTTTGATCTGAATGATTCGAAAGTCCAGCCCATCAAAGAGGAGGATATTGAGAAACAATTTCAGGGTAAAGAGAGTGCCTACATGCTGTTCTATCGCAAGTCTCAGCTGAAAAGACCTCCTGAAG CTCGAGGAAATCCAAGGTACCAAATTCCTGAACATCTTCTGAATGAAATGAATGCTGCTAACATGGAGCTGCAAAAAAAGAG AGCGGAGTGTGACTCGGCAAACAACAGCATTGATTTACGTCTCCATCTGAGCACATGTTATAAATTTCACAATGGGGCCTTGCATCCTTCCCTTAGCTGGAAAGAGAGCATTCTGGATCTGACTgttgacagaagaaaaactctAGGAGACCTTCGACAATCAATATTCCAG ATGATGAAATCTTGGGAAGGAGACATGGTTCTCAGTAGTGCCAAGCCCTTACCAGCAGGACTGCACCTTTATCAGATACTTGATG GAGATGAGCTGACACTGGACTGCTTTGGGCTGGCTGATGGAGCAGACATTTTTGTCTGGAATGGGAAGGAG GTTGGTGGCGTGAAGGTGATGGCAGGCCCCGATCATGAACCTGTTCTCTTAAACGTTCTTCGTTTGGTGGAGTATAACGAAGGAGGGAAGGGtcagcatttcacagaatcacagcacgTTTTTCCATGCAGCACAAAACTCGGTGATCTGCGCAGAGCCCTGGCACCATCAGGAGGAATAATCTTAAGGAATGACTCAGGGCATAAAGGAGACAAGAACTGGGAGGTTCTTCTTGAAGAGCACATGAAGGAAACAATCAAAACTGTTGGTTTGACAGATGGGTGTTCGGTATTGATCTTGGACAGCCATGACCAAAG CCTGGTGAATATTTCAAGTGGTAATTTGACTGCTTTTACGTATGACATCAGCTGGCTCCAGGTGAAAAACTTCTGTGGAACAGATGATGAAGAGAAGCACGTTAAAATTACTGCCACTATTGAAACA GTGATGTCAGatatcaaaatgaaagcaatacaCGAGCTGCAGCTAGAGGAGGAGCTAG CAAGTGAAAGCTGTCTCAGACCTGTGAGCAGAAATGGGAAACTTCTCTCTCCAG tGCCTGAGGATTATACTGTCAAGGAGGCAGAACTGAAAATGGGAAGCTTGCTAGGGCTGTGTCGTGGAAAAGCTCCGACCTCCACTCAG ctctttttatattttattattgaaCGTGACCACTATACGAGTCCTGAGATGGAAATAGTGGTGGAAGAGACTGCCTCTGTGAAAGAA tgtcTAAATTTAATGCTGGAAAAATCTGGATTATCAG gTGACAGCTGGCATTTGAGAAGGATGGATTGGTGCTTCGAAGCAGGAGAGGCTTTAAGCCAGGAA AATGCTACTCTGAAGGAACTTAATGTTTGCAGAGGAGATACTTTGGTTGTAACAGAAGGGAAGCTTCCAGCAAAG GGTTTCTTGAAGATACCAATCTGGTGGTTGAAGTCTTCAAGTCAAATGAAATGCGAAGAGAAGGCACGAGACCAGGTGAATGGGCTGACCTGTAAGATGGATGCTTTGCAAGTGTCTCCTGCAGGAG ATTCACCAGAATGCATCCAGGCAGACAGGGATCTGTGCTATGCTGGCATTACAGAAATAGCAGGCGAATCTTCTTTGGAAGATCTGAAGATGCAG gcTCTGACCTTACCGCAGTGCCCAGAACATGTTATCCCGCTGCCCGCATTTCTCAGAGCCTGGACAGTGGAAAGCAGGCGCCCAGGCAGGCTGCTACGGCACAACAAGCAGCAACTCAG agaatatAAGCTGGGTGCCAGAGTGGAAATCTGCATAGAACctttgcagaaagaagagaactTGGC CCCACAGGAATTGCTGCTTCGAGTACAGATGGGCATACCAGGGGAAAGGGACTACTATGACTCCGTGGATTTGGTGtggaatatctccaaagaatgCACTACCTGGGCACTGAGGCAAAGAGTGGCTTCTCACTATTGTCTCCCTGTAGATAAAATTGAAATAGCCAAATACTTCCCTGAAAAATTTGAGTGGCTGCCAATATCTAGCTGG ACCCAGCaaatttcaaagagaaaacggaagaaaaaacaggagaGCTTACTGTCAGCCCCATATCACCTGAAAGATGGAGACATTATTGGGGTGAAG AACCTTCTCCTCGATGACAGTAAGGACTTCAGCACGGTGAGAGATGATgttggaaaacagaagcaaaggcaacttgcattagaaaaaaagaaaag tCGGCAAGCTGAATGCTCCCAGGACCATGTTCTATCTGAGGAAAAACTGAATATTAAGCATCGTAAACCAGAAGTGGCTCTTTCCATCAACGTGGGAGTTTTCAGATAG